The Arthrobacter russicus genome has a segment encoding these proteins:
- a CDS encoding YlxR family protein: MPLRTCIGCRRRDAQPNLLRVVKNVSGLLEADPRRRSAGRGAWLHPDQACFALAVKRHGFARAFKGECDPGALERYFAAELRTVQPESGSEN; this comes from the coding sequence ATGCCTCTGCGCACCTGCATAGGATGCCGACGTCGGGACGCCCAGCCGAATCTGTTGCGAGTGGTGAAGAACGTTTCCGGTCTTTTGGAAGCGGATCCGCGCCGCCGGTCGGCAGGCCGGGGTGCTTGGCTGCATCCCGATCAGGCCTGTTTCGCCTTGGCGGTCAAGCGGCATGGTTTCGCGCGCGCCTTCAAGGGCGAATGCGATCCCGGTGCCCTGGAACGCTACTTTGCAGCAGAACTAAGAACTGTCCAACCTGAAAGCGGGTCAGAAAACTGA
- the nusA gene encoding transcription termination factor NusA: MDIDMSALRLLEREREIPLEKLIPTIEQALLVAYHKSPGAIDQARAELDRKSGHVTIWAAEVDDDGVVVGEFDDTPADFGRIAASTARQIILQRLRDVEDDNVLGEFRGKEGELVAGQIQQGHNPHMVQVNLGSVEAVLPPTEQAPGESYPHGSRIRAFVIDVHRGPKGPSITLSRSHPGLVRKLFELEVPEIADKSVEIVALAREAGHRTKIAVKAHRPGINAKGACIGEMGARVRAVMNELNDEKIDIVDYSDDPATFIASSLSPSRVNSVTIVDEATRSARVVVPDYQLSLAIGKEGQNARLAAKLTGWRIDIVSDAVTAETPEA, from the coding sequence ATGGATATTGACATGAGCGCGCTGCGTTTGCTGGAGCGCGAGCGTGAAATTCCGCTCGAAAAGCTCATCCCGACCATTGAGCAGGCACTGCTGGTGGCTTATCACAAGTCGCCGGGAGCGATCGATCAGGCGCGTGCCGAATTGGACCGCAAGAGCGGTCACGTGACGATCTGGGCCGCCGAAGTCGACGACGACGGCGTCGTGGTCGGCGAGTTCGACGATACCCCGGCGGATTTCGGCCGAATCGCCGCGAGCACCGCCCGGCAAATCATCCTGCAGCGTTTGCGCGACGTGGAAGACGACAATGTGCTCGGCGAATTCCGCGGCAAAGAAGGCGAGCTCGTCGCAGGCCAGATCCAGCAGGGCCACAATCCGCACATGGTCCAGGTCAACCTCGGTTCGGTCGAGGCGGTTTTGCCGCCCACCGAGCAGGCGCCGGGTGAATCGTACCCGCACGGCAGCCGGATCCGGGCCTTCGTGATCGACGTGCACCGTGGGCCCAAGGGTCCCTCGATCACGCTGTCCCGGTCCCACCCGGGACTGGTTCGCAAGCTTTTCGAACTCGAAGTACCGGAAATCGCGGACAAGTCCGTGGAGATCGTGGCGTTGGCCCGGGAAGCCGGCCACCGGACCAAAATCGCGGTCAAGGCGCACCGTCCCGGAATCAACGCCAAGGGCGCCTGCATCGGCGAAATGGGCGCCCGGGTGCGGGCCGTGATGAACGAACTCAACGACGAGAAGATCGACATCGTGGACTACAGCGATGATCCGGCGACCTTCATCGCGAGTTCGCTGTCCCCGTCGCGGGTGAATTCGGTGACCATCGTGGACGAGGCCACCCGCTCGGCCCGGGTGGTCGTGCCGGATTACCAGCTCTCTTTGGCGATCGGCAAAGAGGGGCAAAATGCCCGTTTGGCCGCGAAACTCACCGGTTGGCGGATCGACATCGTCTCCGATGCGGTCACCGCCGAGACGCCGGAAGCCTGA
- a CDS encoding aminoglycoside phosphotransferase family protein, which yields MTVPLPADLVRRYSDSAERRAWLARLPQLIQDALERWQLRVDLHPGQEPWNGFSGIAIPVRTGDGTAAVLKITFPYEDIAHEAATLRLWNGVGAVRLLDHDEADFALLLERLDAARWLQAAPPDEAVRVWGALLRDLSIRPDDRPGWASLPSLAERAEHWSDELPAEWDRLGEPFPRWLLEAALEVCQTRGSVGRREANDVLVHGDMHGMNILAKPGTTGWEPEDFLVIDPQGILGEAEYAVGPMLSNRLRDYAAQNPELALLDRLHRLCAAAGLDPEIAREWTILREVEDALWFAAKPNHEKDLHRTLWIASTLAGSTLPGLPHPHGLEIL from the coding sequence ATGACCGTCCCGCTGCCAGCCGATCTGGTCCGCCGGTACAGCGATTCCGCCGAGCGGCGGGCCTGGCTTGCCCGGCTGCCACAACTGATCCAGGATGCCTTGGAACGCTGGCAGCTGCGCGTGGATCTGCACCCCGGCCAAGAGCCTTGGAACGGCTTCAGCGGCATCGCAATACCGGTGCGCACCGGCGATGGCACGGCCGCGGTGCTAAAGATAACTTTTCCCTACGAAGACATCGCGCACGAAGCAGCGACCCTGAGGCTGTGGAACGGGGTCGGCGCGGTCCGGCTTCTGGACCATGACGAAGCCGACTTCGCCTTGCTGCTCGAGCGGCTCGACGCCGCGCGCTGGCTGCAGGCCGCGCCCCCGGATGAAGCGGTTCGGGTCTGGGGTGCCTTGCTCCGCGATTTATCGATCCGGCCCGATGACCGCCCCGGTTGGGCCAGTCTGCCGTCGTTGGCGGAACGCGCCGAGCACTGGAGCGATGAGCTGCCGGCCGAATGGGACCGGCTGGGCGAACCGTTTCCGCGCTGGCTGCTCGAGGCCGCCCTGGAAGTCTGCCAGACCCGGGGTTCGGTCGGGCGGCGGGAGGCCAACGATGTTCTGGTGCACGGCGACATGCACGGGATGAACATCCTGGCCAAGCCGGGCACCACGGGATGGGAACCCGAGGATTTCCTGGTGATCGATCCGCAAGGGATCCTGGGCGAAGCCGAATATGCGGTAGGACCGATGCTCAGCAACCGTCTGCGTGATTATGCGGCACAGAACCCGGAACTCGCCCTGCTGGACCGGTTGCACCGGCTCTGCGCGGCCGCTGGGCTGGACCCGGAGATCGCCCGGGAGTGGACGATCTTGCGCGAAGTCGAAGATGCGCTCTGGTTCGCCGCCAAGCCGAACCACGAGAAGGACCTGCACCGCACGTTGTGGATTGCCAGTACCCTCGCCGGCTCGACCCTGCCCGGGCTGCCGCATCCGCACGGCTTGGAAATTCTCTGA
- the rimP gene encoding ribosome maturation factor RimP: protein MSKPDRPQNPVSSTAAEAQRLRELLQPTVEENALFLEDVSIHVAGTHRTVHVAVDLPEDQPGSVSLDAIASISQLLSAVLDADPADDGRPYDLEVSSPGVSRPLTEPRHWRRATGHLVTLKLVKGSQSDLGELITGRLVEVAESGVTVRPELPVKKGMKPKQGDPEFIEFVRIRKGTVEVEFTRLDEAEEVGTVADQKGQD, encoded by the coding sequence ATGTCCAAGCCGGATCGGCCGCAGAATCCAGTATCGAGCACTGCCGCAGAAGCACAGCGGCTCCGTGAACTCCTGCAACCCACGGTTGAGGAGAACGCGTTGTTCCTCGAGGATGTCAGCATCCATGTCGCGGGAACCCATCGGACCGTCCACGTCGCCGTCGATCTGCCCGAAGACCAGCCCGGCAGCGTGAGCCTGGACGCGATCGCGTCGATTTCGCAGCTGCTTTCTGCGGTGCTGGACGCCGATCCGGCGGACGACGGACGCCCCTATGATTTGGAAGTCTCGTCTCCGGGGGTGAGCCGCCCACTGACCGAACCGCGGCATTGGCGCCGGGCCACCGGCCACTTGGTGACGCTCAAGCTGGTCAAGGGCAGCCAGAGCGATCTGGGCGAACTGATCACCGGCCGGTTGGTCGAGGTGGCGGAATCCGGAGTCACGGTCCGGCCGGAGTTGCCGGTAAAAAAGGGAATGAAGCCCAAGCAGGGCGACCCGGAGTTCATTGAGTTCGTGCGGATTCGCAAGGGCACTGTCGAGGTCGAGTTCACTCGCCTGGACGAAGCAGAAGAGGTCGGGACAGTTGCCGACCAGAAAGGTCAGGATTGA
- a CDS encoding TetR/AcrR family transcriptional regulator, whose amino-acid sequence MTGDSNGLRPRRGRRSGGTDTKDLILEAARIRFAQEGFDAVSLRQIARDAGVDAALVHHYFGSKDELFAACVALPMDPAKVLGHLAGTPVEQRAEVILRTILDLWDSPARTAMLAMVRSALNSDAQAALLRQVLTRLILPRALAGLDYPEDERELRGSLLVSQVLGLLHARHLLRIEPLASVGSEQIIRWVAPTLQRYLTGDVDGQNSPSTSPAA is encoded by the coding sequence ATGACCGGTGATTCCAACGGCCTCCGGCCGCGGCGTGGCCGGCGATCAGGCGGCACGGACACCAAGGATCTGATTCTGGAAGCCGCCAGAATCCGTTTTGCGCAGGAGGGTTTCGACGCCGTGAGCCTGCGCCAGATCGCCCGCGACGCCGGCGTGGACGCCGCCTTGGTCCACCATTATTTCGGTTCCAAAGACGAATTGTTCGCGGCTTGCGTGGCCTTGCCGATGGACCCGGCCAAAGTTCTGGGGCATCTGGCCGGAACTCCGGTGGAGCAACGCGCCGAAGTCATCCTGCGGACCATCCTGGACCTGTGGGATTCCCCGGCCCGGACCGCGATGCTCGCAATGGTCCGCTCCGCGTTGAACTCGGACGCCCAGGCCGCGCTGCTGCGCCAAGTGCTGACCAGGTTGATTCTGCCCCGGGCACTGGCCGGCCTGGACTACCCCGAGGATGAGCGGGAGCTCCGCGGTTCGCTGCTGGTGAGCCAGGTGCTCGGCTTGCTGCACGCCCGGCACCTGCTGCGCATCGAGCCGCTGGCTTCCGTCGGGAGCGAGCAGATCATCCGCTGGGTCGCCCCGACGCTGCAACGGTATCTGACCGGAGATGTCGATGGGCAGAACTCCCCATCGACATCTCCGGCTGCCTGA
- a CDS encoding sulfite exporter TauE/SafE family protein, producing MLSGFEDISVLTVLLIIVAGFAAGWIDAVVGGGGLIQLPAMLLLPGITPIQALATNKMGSIFGTATSSVTYYRRVKPDLRTAIPMALIALAGSFGGALLAANLPQSVFKPIIVVALIAVAVFTAVKPNVGELTALRHSGRRHYLVACLIGAVIGFYDGLIGPGTGSFLIIALVTAMGYAFLEASAKAKIVNLATNAGALLFFLPHGSLLWGVGLVLGLSNMAGGYLGARMAVAKGSKFIRLVFLAVVAVLIVKLGWDVWQENVLQAR from the coding sequence ATGCTTTCCGGATTCGAGGACATTTCGGTTCTGACCGTCCTGCTGATCATCGTCGCCGGATTCGCCGCGGGCTGGATCGACGCCGTGGTGGGCGGCGGCGGGCTGATCCAGTTGCCGGCCATGCTGCTGTTGCCCGGGATCACGCCGATCCAAGCTTTGGCGACCAATAAAATGGGCTCCATTTTCGGCACCGCGACCAGCTCCGTGACCTATTACCGAAGGGTCAAGCCGGATCTGCGGACCGCGATCCCGATGGCGCTGATCGCCTTGGCCGGCAGCTTCGGCGGGGCCCTGTTGGCCGCGAATCTGCCGCAATCGGTGTTCAAACCGATCATCGTCGTGGCGCTGATCGCGGTGGCGGTCTTCACTGCGGTCAAGCCCAATGTCGGCGAATTGACCGCATTGCGGCACAGCGGGCGGCGGCATTACCTGGTGGCCTGCCTGATCGGTGCGGTGATCGGTTTTTACGACGGATTGATCGGCCCGGGAACCGGTTCCTTCTTGATCATCGCTTTGGTCACCGCCATGGGGTACGCGTTTTTGGAAGCCAGTGCCAAGGCGAAAATCGTCAATTTGGCCACCAACGCCGGCGCGCTGCTGTTCTTCCTGCCGCACGGCTCGTTGCTGTGGGGCGTCGGGCTGGTGCTGGGACTGTCTAATATGGCCGGCGGCTACCTCGGCGCGCGGATGGCGGTGGCGAAGGGGAGCAAGTTCATCCGACTGGTGTTCCTGGCCGTGGTGGCGGTATTGATCGTCAAGCTCGGCTGGGACGTCTGGCAGGAAAACGTCCTGCAGGCCCGCTGA
- a CDS encoding GNAT family N-acetyltransferase, which translates to MARTAAKAAPWSASPEPARASSGPLRVLAHEDTAELQRLVARDPIANIYLAAHLEQHGTAAPVILGTQILGYDDGGLRAACWVGANVIPAGVDEATAPAFGEYLAASGRRHASIYGSAAAVLGIFAEMERRGVPAKEVRANQPLLAISSEPLIEPDRRLRPSRMSEFDQILPAAVAMFEEEVGYSPYSGGEEFYRRRVASLIRNGHSLSSLDECGEVIFKADLGVLSRQASQVQGVWLRPEDRGRGLSAGYMAAVVQLARKQAPVVSLYVNDYNARARASYERVGFEQIGSYATVLF; encoded by the coding sequence ATGGCCAGAACGGCAGCAAAGGCAGCCCCGTGGTCAGCGTCTCCTGAGCCGGCCCGTGCGAGCAGCGGGCCGCTGAGGGTACTGGCGCACGAGGACACCGCCGAACTGCAACGTTTGGTGGCCCGGGATCCGATTGCCAACATCTACTTGGCTGCCCATTTGGAACAGCACGGCACCGCCGCTCCGGTGATCCTCGGTACCCAGATCCTCGGTTATGACGACGGCGGACTCCGGGCGGCCTGCTGGGTCGGCGCCAATGTGATCCCGGCCGGCGTCGACGAAGCCACCGCACCGGCCTTCGGCGAATATCTGGCGGCGAGCGGCCGACGGCACGCCAGCATTTACGGGTCCGCCGCAGCAGTGCTGGGCATCTTCGCCGAAATGGAGCGCCGCGGGGTGCCGGCGAAGGAAGTCCGGGCCAACCAGCCGCTGCTGGCGATCAGCTCGGAGCCGTTGATCGAACCGGACCGCCGCCTCCGGCCCAGCCGGATGTCCGAGTTCGATCAGATCCTGCCGGCTGCGGTAGCGATGTTCGAAGAAGAAGTCGGGTATTCGCCGTACAGCGGTGGCGAGGAGTTTTACCGGCGCAGGGTTGCCAGCTTGATTCGGAACGGGCATTCGCTCAGCAGCCTGGACGAATGCGGCGAAGTGATTTTCAAAGCCGACCTCGGCGTGCTCAGCCGGCAGGCGAGCCAGGTGCAAGGGGTTTGGCTGCGGCCGGAGGACCGCGGTCGGGGATTGAGTGCCGGCTACATGGCCGCGGTGGTGCAGTTGGCCAGGAAGCAGGCGCCGGTGGTGAGTCTCTATGTCAACGATTACAACGCCCGGGCCCGGGCGAGTTACGAGCGGGTCGGATTCGAACAAATCGGCAGCTACGCGACAGTGCTTTTCTGA
- a CDS encoding PadR family transcriptional regulator — MTPYATRLLVLGVVRIFEPAHGYLLLQELNSWRVDQWANVKPGSIYSTLRTLSKDGLLHVVSTTEAAGSAAKTSYRTTPDGIAEFERLVKRSITDVGSPSIATTMSGIGFLPFLERAEVIELFEQRQAALAAESDSLHAAVRDFAETGPVAPPHVVEQFHFLASQVRGNLDWTTGILGRLRSGAYSFRGEPPVWTPPEHDPIWGNRTF; from the coding sequence ATGACCCCGTACGCCACGCGATTGCTCGTGCTCGGCGTGGTGCGCATTTTCGAGCCGGCCCACGGCTATTTGCTGCTGCAGGAACTGAACTCCTGGCGCGTGGACCAGTGGGCCAATGTGAAGCCGGGGTCGATCTACTCGACGCTGCGCACGCTCAGCAAGGACGGCCTGCTGCACGTCGTCTCGACGACCGAAGCTGCCGGCTCCGCCGCGAAAACTTCCTATCGGACGACGCCGGACGGAATCGCTGAATTCGAACGGCTGGTGAAACGCTCGATCACCGACGTCGGGTCCCCGTCGATCGCCACCACGATGTCCGGAATCGGATTCCTGCCCTTTTTGGAGCGGGCGGAAGTCATCGAGCTCTTCGAGCAGCGGCAGGCGGCTTTGGCCGCCGAGTCGGATTCCCTGCACGCCGCAGTCCGCGACTTCGCCGAGACCGGACCGGTAGCCCCGCCGCACGTCGTGGAGCAGTTCCATTTTCTGGCGTCGCAGGTCCGCGGCAATCTGGACTGGACCACCGGAATCCTCGGCAGGCTCCGGTCAGGCGCGTATTCTTTCCGCGGCGAGCCGCCGGTTTGGACCCCGCCGGAACACGATCCGATTTGGGGCAACCGCACGTTCTGA
- a CDS encoding DUF4439 domain-containing protein has product MTDPETAQNRPDGGSKPGAAEDSVAPQPMQQQDPAQIGQASTAPKKKKTRRASAPAGPPVISVTPAAPEPVETAEPAPPAEATPETDSETPTGDSAPETAGLPSDLPTKTAPEPELQPVKPAEPAEPASQSVETVPPVARAAPVEATSTAEPAPPAEATPETDSETPTGDSAPETAGLPSDLPTETATEPELQPAETAGTVAEPEPVEPEPAEAESADPELPATEFLADPGPAAPAAATRQALRSEEKARGRAKAAVRPGRSLGRRLATWLRRVAMLLLVGILVVALGSSISVRPVEPIGPEQGELARIAAEKDSNTLLAQAKQLSAAPAPAADPALKYAINTLTAATAALARPESSGASAASGPGQAASGPASPGTGPEATAASDGVPPTDLPGLIAGLARAAAGNLGAARSVEPGIARLLAAAGTGQALASQYLAQVTGLPAASIANPATASAPATACAGTLAPLAPEATTAPSTQSALAAVALAEQKSAYAYQLVAARIPSADSSRLAMKLLTSHRAALDAAEEQLRSHCTQPPIREPAFVLDPAFSTQPAAALAMVEDQLSLAYGDLIGLSDGPLRDWAINQLLGTGQNLMLWSPPSRALPGMPE; this is encoded by the coding sequence GTGACTGACCCAGAGACCGCGCAGAACCGGCCCGACGGCGGCAGCAAGCCGGGCGCCGCCGAGGATTCGGTCGCCCCGCAGCCGATGCAGCAGCAAGATCCGGCGCAAATAGGGCAGGCCTCGACCGCGCCGAAAAAGAAGAAAACCCGCCGGGCCAGCGCGCCTGCCGGTCCACCCGTGATTTCAGTCACCCCGGCCGCCCCGGAGCCGGTTGAAACCGCCGAACCCGCCCCGCCCGCCGAAGCGACCCCGGAGACGGACTCGGAAACCCCCACCGGAGATTCCGCACCGGAAACCGCTGGCCTTCCGTCAGACCTGCCCACCAAGACCGCCCCCGAGCCGGAGCTGCAACCGGTTAAACCCGCCGAGCCCGCCGAGCCGGCGTCGCAATCAGTTGAAACTGTCCCACCGGTGGCCAGGGCCGCCCCCGTCGAAGCGACCTCAACCGCCGAACCCGCCCCGCCCGCCGAAGCGACCCCGGAGACGGACTCGGAAACCCCCACCGGCGATTCCGCACCGGAAACCGCTGGCCTTCCGTCAGACCTGCCCACCGAAACCGCCACCGAGCCGGAGCTGCAACCGGCTGAAACAGCCGGAACGGTAGCCGAGCCAGAGCCGGTCGAACCAGAACCGGCCGAGGCGGAGTCTGCCGACCCTGAGTTGCCGGCGACCGAGTTCCTGGCGGATCCTGGGCCGGCGGCCCCCGCAGCGGCAACCCGGCAAGCGCTCCGTTCCGAAGAAAAAGCCCGCGGCCGGGCCAAGGCCGCCGTACGGCCGGGCCGCTCTCTGGGCAGACGCCTGGCAACCTGGCTCCGCCGGGTCGCGATGCTCTTGCTGGTCGGAATCCTGGTCGTCGCCCTCGGATCCAGCATTTCCGTCCGGCCAGTGGAGCCAATCGGCCCGGAGCAGGGCGAACTGGCTCGGATTGCCGCCGAGAAGGACAGCAACACGCTGCTGGCGCAGGCCAAACAGCTCAGCGCTGCGCCGGCCCCGGCAGCCGATCCGGCACTGAAATACGCGATCAACACGCTGACTGCGGCAACCGCCGCCTTGGCCCGGCCGGAATCGAGCGGAGCCTCGGCAGCTTCCGGACCGGGCCAGGCGGCATCCGGCCCAGCCAGTCCGGGAACCGGCCCGGAAGCAACTGCGGCATCGGACGGCGTCCCGCCCACCGACCTGCCGGGATTGATCGCCGGCTTGGCCCGGGCCGCGGCCGGAAACCTCGGCGCAGCACGTTCCGTCGAGCCGGGCATCGCCAGATTGCTCGCCGCAGCCGGTACCGGCCAAGCGCTGGCCAGCCAATACCTGGCCCAGGTCACCGGGCTTCCAGCCGCAAGCATCGCCAACCCGGCGACAGCAAGCGCGCCGGCAACCGCTTGCGCCGGCACCTTGGCACCGTTGGCTCCGGAGGCCACGACAGCGCCCAGCACCCAAAGCGCTTTGGCCGCCGTCGCTTTGGCCGAGCAGAAATCCGCGTATGCCTACCAACTGGTGGCCGCCCGGATCCCTTCGGCGGACAGCTCCCGGCTCGCGATGAAACTGCTCACCAGCCATCGCGCCGCTTTGGATGCAGCGGAGGAGCAGTTGCGTTCGCACTGCACGCAACCGCCGATACGTGAACCCGCCTTCGTCCTGGACCCGGCGTTCAGCACTCAGCCGGCTGCCGCCCTGGCCATGGTCGAGGACCAGTTGTCGCTCGCCTACGGGGATTTGATCGGCTTGAGCGATGGCCCGCTCCGCGACTGGGCGATCAATCAGTTGCTCGGTACCGGCCAGAACCTGATGCTCTGGTCGCCGCCGTCGCGCGCGTTGCCCGGGATGCCGGAATGA
- a CDS encoding proline--tRNA ligase — protein MVLRLSTLFLRTLREDPVDAEIASHKLMVRAGYIRRAAPGIYSWLPLGLRVLAKVETIIREEMAAIGSQEVHFPALLPREPYEATNRWTEYGDGIFRLKDRKDNDYLLAPTHEEMFTLLVKDLYSSYKDLPVSLFQIQTKYRDEARPRAGLMRGREFIMKDSYSFDIDDADLALSYEAHRAAYFRIFERLGLEVVAVKATAGAMGGSKSEEFLHPTPVGEDTYVRSAGGYAANVEAVTTAVPAELDFSDFAAAEVHDTPDTPTIETLVAAANASQPREGTPWTAADTLKNVVLAVDLPAVGEKKAERRLLVIGVPGDRGVDLKRIEANLAGHLGFGGEVEVEPATEADLKQNPLLVKGYIGPGLSLAAPVLGSEGSSKLLYLVDPRVVSGTRWITGANQAGKHVFGLVAGRDFGWDGVIEAVEIRPGDAAPDGSGPLELARGVEMGHVFQLGRRYAEIFDLKVLDQNGKQVVVTMGSYGVGVTRAVAAIAEGNNDDRGLIWPKAVAPADVHVVAVGRDQEVFDAAEKLAADLESAGLEVILDDRQKVSPGVKFGDAELVGVPIILAVGRGLAEGLVELKNRRTGEPANIPVDAAVAQVLALRETLV, from the coding sequence GTGGTTCTTCGACTTTCCACCCTGTTCCTGCGCACCTTGCGGGAAGATCCGGTCGACGCCGAGATCGCCAGCCACAAACTCATGGTCCGCGCCGGCTATATCCGCCGGGCCGCGCCGGGAATCTACTCCTGGTTGCCGTTGGGTTTGCGGGTCCTGGCCAAGGTCGAGACCATCATCCGGGAAGAAATGGCCGCGATCGGTTCGCAGGAAGTCCACTTCCCGGCGTTGCTGCCGCGGGAACCCTATGAGGCGACCAACCGCTGGACTGAGTACGGGGACGGGATTTTCCGGCTCAAGGACCGCAAGGACAATGATTACCTGCTCGCGCCCACGCACGAGGAGATGTTCACCTTGTTGGTGAAGGACCTTTACAGTTCCTACAAAGACTTGCCGGTGAGCCTTTTCCAGATCCAGACCAAGTACCGCGACGAGGCCCGTCCGCGGGCCGGGCTGATGCGCGGCCGCGAGTTCATCATGAAGGATTCCTACTCCTTCGACATCGACGACGCCGACCTGGCGCTGAGCTACGAAGCCCACCGGGCCGCTTACTTCAGGATCTTCGAGCGGCTGGGCTTGGAAGTCGTCGCGGTCAAGGCCACCGCGGGCGCGATGGGCGGGTCCAAGAGCGAGGAATTCCTGCACCCGACACCGGTGGGCGAAGACACTTACGTCCGCTCTGCCGGTGGTTATGCGGCCAACGTCGAAGCCGTGACCACGGCGGTTCCGGCGGAACTCGACTTCAGCGATTTCGCTGCCGCGGAAGTGCACGACACCCCGGATACGCCCACCATCGAAACCTTGGTCGCGGCGGCCAATGCGAGCCAGCCGCGGGAAGGCACGCCGTGGACCGCGGCAGACACGCTCAAGAACGTGGTGCTCGCGGTGGATCTGCCCGCAGTGGGCGAGAAGAAGGCCGAACGGCGGCTCCTGGTGATCGGCGTGCCCGGCGACCGGGGGGTCGACTTGAAACGGATCGAAGCGAACCTCGCCGGGCACCTCGGCTTCGGCGGCGAAGTCGAGGTCGAGCCTGCCACGGAAGCGGACCTCAAGCAGAACCCGCTCCTGGTCAAGGGCTACATCGGCCCCGGCCTCTCCTTGGCGGCACCGGTGTTGGGCTCCGAGGGCAGCAGCAAGCTGCTTTACCTGGTCGACCCGCGCGTCGTTTCCGGCACCCGCTGGATCACCGGGGCGAACCAAGCGGGCAAACACGTCTTCGGGCTGGTCGCGGGCCGCGACTTCGGTTGGGACGGGGTGATCGAAGCCGTGGAGATCCGGCCCGGCGACGCGGCTCCGGACGGCTCGGGTCCGTTGGAACTCGCCCGTGGCGTCGAAATGGGCCATGTCTTCCAGCTGGGCCGCCGGTACGCGGAGATCTTCGACCTCAAGGTACTCGACCAGAACGGCAAGCAGGTCGTGGTGACCATGGGTTCCTACGGCGTCGGGGTGACCCGCGCGGTGGCTGCGATCGCCGAGGGCAACAATGACGATCGTGGTCTGATCTGGCCCAAAGCCGTCGCCCCGGCCGACGTGCACGTAGTAGCGGTCGGACGGGACCAGGAGGTCTTCGACGCCGCTGAGAAGCTGGCCGCGGACCTGGAGTCCGCGGGCCTCGAAGTGATCCTGGACGATCGGCAGAAGGTCTCGCCCGGCGTCAAGTTCGGCGATGCGGAACTCGTCGGCGTGCCGATCATCCTCGCGGTGGGCCGCGGCTTGGCCGAAGGCCTCGTCGAACTCAAAAACCGACGCACGGGCGAGCCGGCGAACATCCCGGTCGATGCGGCGGTGGCCCAGGTACTCGCCTTGCGCGAGACCCTGGTCTGA